The following are encoded together in the Pedobacter steynii genome:
- a CDS encoding MBL fold metallo-hydrolase, giving the protein MRYTTPFILFLLLISGFTSWSQQSTTAFKIVPLGVKGGDDESNLSAYLLAPLHSNNYISLDAGTIHAGIQKAIQKGIFKGSTQDVLKKQVKGYLISHAHLDHLAGLIINSPADSAKNIYSMPKVLNIIRDKYFTWDAWANFANEGEKPQLKKYTYSPLEEDIPHVLEGTEMTVQAYTLSHGNPYQSTAFLVKAQDSYVLYLGDTGADEIEKSDRLKKLWQKAAPLINAGQLKAIFLEVSFPNEQPENQLFGHLTPKLFFKELQELQKLTEPTAFKNLSFIVTHRKPPVYKEERIKTQLKAANDLNLRLIFPQQGRMLIIN; this is encoded by the coding sequence ATGCGATATACAACACCTTTCATTTTGTTCCTCCTGTTGATCAGCGGATTTACGTCCTGGTCACAGCAATCAACTACCGCTTTCAAAATCGTGCCCCTTGGTGTTAAAGGTGGCGATGATGAAAGCAACCTCTCGGCCTATCTTCTGGCTCCTCTGCACAGTAACAACTATATTTCTCTTGATGCAGGAACCATTCATGCGGGGATTCAAAAAGCCATTCAAAAGGGAATTTTTAAAGGATCAACTCAGGATGTATTGAAAAAGCAGGTAAAAGGTTACCTGATATCCCATGCTCATCTGGATCATCTCGCCGGTCTGATTATCAATTCTCCGGCTGATAGCGCTAAAAATATCTATTCAATGCCAAAAGTTTTGAACATCATCCGGGATAAATACTTTACATGGGATGCCTGGGCAAACTTTGCCAATGAAGGAGAAAAACCTCAGTTGAAAAAATACACTTACAGCCCGCTTGAAGAAGATATCCCCCATGTACTGGAAGGAACGGAAATGACGGTTCAGGCCTATACCCTGAGCCATGGCAATCCTTATCAAAGCACTGCTTTTTTAGTGAAAGCCCAGGATAGCTATGTTTTATACCTGGGAGATACCGGTGCTGATGAGATCGAAAAATCAGACCGGCTAAAGAAATTATGGCAAAAAGCCGCGCCGCTGATCAATGCAGGGCAGTTAAAAGCCATATTCCTGGAAGTCTCCTTTCCAAATGAGCAGCCCGAAAATCAACTCTTTGGCCACCTGACCCCAAAGCTCTTTTTTAAAGAACTTCAGGAACTGCAAAAGCTAACAGAACCCACAGCTTTCAAAAATCTGTCTTTTATCGTTACCCACCGGAAACCACCGGTTTATAAAGAAGAAAGAATCAAAACGCAACTAAAAGCAGCAAACGACTTAAATTTAAGGTTAATTTTCCCACAACAGGGGAGGATGTTAATAATAAATTAA
- a CDS encoding DUF3347 domain-containing protein yields the protein MKQIFFIVAFVATFSVQNGFAQDHHNGSKPGQLLDIYYGIKDALVKGNADLVRTKAEEFSKSAVTVQDLPDADRKVLLKDAAALSSAKDLKEQREYFADFSEHMFTLAKSVKLSGDPIYKIYCPMKKANWLSKESAIKNPYYGSAMLTCGKVADTLK from the coding sequence ATGAAACAGATATTTTTTATCGTTGCCTTTGTTGCAACCTTCTCTGTGCAAAATGGTTTTGCACAGGATCATCATAATGGATCCAAACCGGGTCAGTTACTGGATATATATTACGGAATAAAAGATGCCCTGGTGAAAGGCAACGCCGACCTGGTGAGGACCAAAGCGGAAGAGTTTTCAAAATCTGCTGTTACTGTACAGGATCTCCCCGATGCAGACCGTAAGGTGTTACTTAAAGATGCTGCTGCCTTGTCTTCTGCGAAGGATCTGAAAGAACAGCGGGAATACTTTGCCGACTTTTCCGAGCATATGTTTACGCTGGCTAAGTCCGTAAAGCTGAGTGGGGATCCGATTTATAAAATCTACTGTCCGATGAAAAAGGCAAACTGGCTGAGCAAAGAATCTGCCATCAAAAACCCTTATTACGGAAGCGCGATGCTGACCTGCGGAAAAGTAGCCGACACTTTAAAATAA
- a CDS encoding DUF3347 domain-containing protein codes for MKIFIFSALLSTLFLAACSNSSSTANQEAATQGTDTNTSAIQAEKKEAAPADGIINGYLKLKNALVADDDKAAAEAGKVMTKAMAAFDKSALSTEQVKIYADIEDGVKEHAEHIGDNVGNIHHQREHFESLSQDIYDLAKAMGTGQKLYFDHCPMYNDSKGANWLSETKEIRNPYLGKSMPDCGSVKEEIN; via the coding sequence ATGAAAATATTCATCTTTAGTGCCCTGCTTTCTACTTTATTTCTTGCTGCATGCAGCAACAGCAGTTCTACGGCTAATCAAGAGGCCGCTACACAAGGCACCGATACCAATACCTCTGCAATTCAGGCAGAAAAGAAAGAAGCTGCTCCGGCAGATGGAATCATAAATGGCTATTTAAAGCTTAAAAATGCATTGGTTGCTGACGATGATAAAGCAGCAGCGGAGGCGGGAAAAGTCATGACCAAAGCCATGGCTGCATTTGATAAATCGGCTTTGAGCACCGAGCAGGTCAAAATCTATGCTGATATAGAAGATGGCGTCAAAGAACATGCGGAGCATATCGGGGATAATGTAGGTAATATCCACCATCAAAGAGAGCATTTTGAAAGCCTGAGTCAGGATATCTACGACCTGGCAAAAGCCATGGGAACTGGTCAGAAGTTATATTTTGATCATTGTCCAATGTATAACGATTCAAAAGGAGCGAACTGGCTTAGTGAAACAAAAGAAATCCGTAATCCATATTTAGGGAAGTCAATGCCCGATTGTGGGTCGGTAAAGGAAGAAATTAATTAA
- a CDS encoding heme-binding domain-containing protein: MKRTKVVLLTLFALFLIIQLIRPVRNESGQAPETDMSNIYQMPESVRGIFKKACYDCHSDHTEYPWYADVQPMGWWLADHIRKGKEELNFNRFGTYSIRKQKSKLKSIAGSLADNSMPLSSYTLIHKNAKLSLDEKKLVLDWLTKTRDSISLNK; encoded by the coding sequence ATGAAAAGGACAAAGGTGGTGCTATTGACCTTATTCGCTTTATTTCTAATTATTCAGTTGATCAGGCCTGTCCGCAATGAAAGCGGGCAGGCTCCTGAAACTGATATGAGCAATATTTACCAGATGCCGGAAAGCGTCCGGGGCATTTTTAAAAAGGCTTGTTATGATTGCCATAGTGACCATACTGAATATCCATGGTATGCTGATGTTCAGCCCATGGGCTGGTGGCTGGCAGATCACATTAGAAAAGGAAAGGAAGAATTAAATTTTAACAGGTTTGGAACTTATTCCATCCGGAAGCAGAAAAGTAAACTAAAATCTATTGCAGGCAGTTTAGCAGACAACAGCATGCCTTTATCTTCCTATACCCTGATCCATAAGAATGCAAAGCTGTCTTTAGATGAAAAGAAGTTAGTGCTGGATTGGTTAACAAAAACAAGAGATAGCATTTCATTAAACAAATAG
- a CDS encoding multicopper oxidase domain-containing protein produces MKTILIIVLVFGFSQLGIAQHEGHQMPAKPKQKPAQEVKKWIASDKNSPSVKRQPKSVRYDLYVKDTIVNYSGKEKKAIAINGSIPGPVLTFTEGDTAVVYVHNLMHMETSIHWHGVFLPNRYDGVPYLTQMPIKPHSTFVYKFPVIQNGTYWYHSHTELQEQSGMYGALIFNKVNEPDVPTIPVVLSDWTDMNPMEVERFLHNANDWSAIKKGTTQSYVEAIQKGHFKTKLTNEWKRMSAMDVSDVYYEKFLSNGKPAIDYTQFKAGDKVRLRMINGGASTYFWLSYSGGKITVVGNDGNDVEPVEVDRLIISPSETYDVIVTIPQNMQYEFLSTAEDRINSTSIWLGSGMKMPAKPLGKLKYFEGMKMMNDMMKMDGSMAPMEGMEMSNQQMDMNNVMYPEITGHDMKAMGSQDATDLVTLNYGMLRATEKTTLRKGPERLLKFELTGNMDRYVWTLDNKTVSESDRILIKKGENVKIILYNNSMMRHPMHLHGHDFRVLNGQGEYAPLKNVLDILPMETDTLEFAATESGDWFFHCHILYHMMSGMGRVFSYENSPPNPEIPDPKYAQRMLNSDDRMFHLMGMAGLESNGSDGQFMLANTRYRLSTEWRLGFKAHHGMESETYFGKYLGKTQWLFPFIGFDYHYNPVRDERERNLLGQLSNQKNRKALTAGIQYTLPMLIVAEARVDSKGKLRFQLKREDVPITNRLRFNFSANTDKEYMTGFRYIVTKYFSLSTHYDSDMGYGGGITLSY; encoded by the coding sequence ATGAAAACGATATTAATAATAGTACTGGTGTTTGGTTTTTCCCAGTTGGGTATTGCCCAGCATGAAGGGCATCAGATGCCTGCCAAACCAAAACAAAAGCCGGCGCAGGAGGTGAAAAAATGGATAGCCTCGGATAAGAACAGCCCATCAGTAAAAAGGCAACCGAAATCAGTGCGTTATGACCTGTATGTCAAAGACACGATAGTTAACTATTCCGGAAAAGAGAAAAAAGCGATTGCCATTAATGGCAGTATTCCGGGGCCTGTGCTGACTTTCACAGAAGGGGATACGGCGGTGGTGTATGTGCACAACCTCATGCACATGGAAACTTCGATCCACTGGCACGGTGTCTTTTTGCCTAACCGCTACGATGGGGTTCCCTATCTGACGCAAATGCCGATCAAACCTCATTCTACCTTTGTCTATAAATTCCCGGTCATTCAAAATGGTACGTATTGGTACCATAGTCATACCGAACTGCAGGAACAAAGCGGAATGTATGGGGCCCTGATCTTTAACAAGGTGAATGAACCCGATGTTCCGACTATTCCGGTTGTACTGAGCGATTGGACAGACATGAACCCCATGGAAGTAGAGCGGTTTTTACACAATGCCAACGATTGGTCTGCCATAAAGAAAGGAACAACCCAAAGTTATGTGGAAGCAATACAAAAAGGACATTTTAAAACTAAACTGACCAATGAGTGGAAGCGGATGAGCGCGATGGATGTGAGTGATGTTTATTATGAAAAGTTCCTGAGCAATGGGAAACCAGCGATTGATTACACACAGTTTAAGGCTGGGGATAAAGTCAGACTGAGGATGATTAACGGGGGCGCTTCTACTTATTTCTGGCTCAGCTATTCTGGTGGTAAGATTACAGTGGTAGGAAATGATGGTAATGATGTGGAACCTGTGGAAGTAGACCGGCTGATCATTTCTCCTTCTGAAACTTATGATGTGATCGTCACCATTCCACAAAATATGCAGTATGAGTTTTTATCGACCGCCGAAGACCGTATCAATTCTACCTCTATATGGTTGGGAAGCGGAATGAAAATGCCGGCAAAACCTTTAGGAAAACTGAAGTATTTTGAGGGGATGAAGATGATGAACGACATGATGAAGATGGATGGGAGTATGGCCCCGATGGAAGGAATGGAGATGAGTAACCAGCAAATGGACATGAACAATGTCATGTATCCGGAAATTACAGGCCATGATATGAAAGCCATGGGAAGCCAGGATGCTACCGATCTGGTTACACTGAATTATGGAATGCTGCGGGCCACGGAGAAAACCACTTTAAGGAAAGGGCCGGAGCGGTTGTTGAAATTTGAACTGACGGGAAATATGGATCGTTATGTCTGGACTTTGGATAATAAAACAGTTTCAGAATCAGACCGGATCCTGATCAAAAAAGGAGAAAACGTGAAAATTATCCTTTACAATAATTCGATGATGCGCCATCCTATGCATTTGCATGGCCACGATTTCCGGGTGTTAAACGGACAGGGAGAATATGCGCCATTGAAAAATGTACTCGACATCCTGCCGATGGAAACTGATACCCTGGAATTTGCCGCTACTGAAAGTGGAGACTGGTTCTTTCACTGCCATATTCTTTACCATATGATGAGTGGAATGGGAAGGGTATTCAGTTATGAAAACTCTCCTCCAAACCCTGAAATTCCGGATCCGAAATATGCACAAAGGATGTTGAACAGTGACGACCGCATGTTTCATCTGATGGGAATGGCGGGACTCGAAAGTAACGGAAGTGACGGACAATTTATGCTGGCGAATACGCGCTACCGTCTTTCTACCGAATGGCGGCTTGGGTTCAAAGCACATCATGGTATGGAAAGTGAGACTTATTTCGGCAAGTATCTGGGGAAAACACAGTGGTTGTTTCCTTTTATAGGATTTGATTATCATTATAATCCGGTTAGAGATGAAAGAGAAAGGAATCTGTTGGGGCAGTTGAGCAATCAGAAAAACAGAAAGGCGCTTACTGCGGGTATCCAATACACCTTGCCTATGCTCATTGTTGCGGAAGCGAGAGTAGATAGTAAGGGGAAACTGCGCTTTCAGTTAAAGAGGGAAGATGTGCCCATCACCAACAGGCTAAGATTTAATTTCTCGGCCAATACAGATAAGGAATATATGACCGGTTTCCGTTATATCGTTACGAAGTATTTCTCTTTGTCTACCCATTATGATAGTGATATGGGCTATGGGGGAGGAATCACATTAAGTTATTAA
- a CDS encoding 3-keto-disaccharide hydrolase, producing MHQKFLLLGLSSLLTFGSANTLFAADHFPSSRIQRDVTAKDLIGRWDITMDEDGKPVPSWLEVKLSGHRTLVGYFVGVSGSARPIAKVNFDNGKFSFTIPPQWEGGDQDFVIEGEVSGSEIHGTLVSSEGKKYTWKGVKAPALKRTVTAWAKPVELFNGKNLSGWKALGKNQWLVKNGVLTSPQSGANLISEQKFKDFKLHVEFRYKKGSNSGVYLRGRYEVQIEDSPKDEHPSSVLFSGVYGFLPPSEIAALGPDKWQSYDITLIGRKITVVANGKTVISNQEIPGITGGALDSNEGESGPIYIQGDHGPIEFRKIRITPAK from the coding sequence ATGCATCAGAAATTTCTCTTATTGGGGCTTAGCAGCCTGTTAACATTCGGGTCGGCAAACACCTTGTTTGCAGCAGACCATTTCCCTTCCAGCCGCATTCAGCGGGACGTAACTGCAAAAGATTTAATCGGCCGCTGGGATATTACCATGGACGAAGATGGAAAACCGGTACCTTCCTGGCTGGAGGTTAAACTTTCAGGCCACCGCACACTGGTGGGCTATTTCGTAGGCGTATCCGGAAGCGCACGTCCGATCGCAAAAGTAAATTTTGACAATGGGAAGTTCAGCTTCACTATTCCGCCACAATGGGAAGGAGGGGATCAGGACTTCGTGATTGAAGGAGAAGTATCCGGTTCGGAAATTCATGGAACGCTGGTTAGCAGTGAGGGGAAAAAATACACCTGGAAAGGGGTAAAAGCACCTGCTTTAAAAAGAACAGTAACCGCATGGGCTAAGCCTGTTGAGCTGTTCAATGGAAAAAACCTTTCCGGCTGGAAAGCTTTGGGTAAGAACCAATGGCTGGTGAAGAATGGCGTATTGACCAGTCCTCAATCCGGAGCTAACCTCATTTCAGAGCAAAAGTTTAAGGATTTTAAATTACATGTAGAATTCAGGTATAAAAAAGGGAGTAACAGTGGCGTGTACCTAAGAGGCCGCTATGAGGTTCAGATTGAAGACAGTCCGAAAGATGAGCATCCTTCCAGCGTATTGTTTAGCGGAGTTTACGGGTTTCTACCTCCATCCGAAATTGCTGCCCTGGGCCCGGATAAATGGCAGAGTTACGATATTACTCTTATTGGAAGAAAGATAACAGTAGTGGCGAACGGAAAAACAGTGATCAGTAATCAGGAGATTCCCGGGATAACCGGTGGTGCACTGGACAGCAATGAAGGGGAGTCCGGACCAATCTACATTCAGGGAGACCACGGGCCGATTGAATTCAGAAAAATCAGGATTACTCCGGCAAAATAG
- a CDS encoding helix-turn-helix domain-containing protein: MIEIKNFDNIADLQIPRRILKYVLVFCTSGTATIVVDENEFELSSNTVITITSGQIHYFKSVAGAKGIILEFTYDFFIKDDNDMELIFHNGLFCHFAMNEAIKVEHGKMIAEELNQIERELLTSPYQYLISIHSRIELILIEINRTKINRGDEIYKPDALFLRFLEAVLGSFKDNLSVADMAAFLGTTESKLNELSKLHTSKTAQNVIFGLMISEAKRLFTYEKLSVKEVAYSLGFNDPFYFSNFFKKHTRVSPKSYKEQVLN; encoded by the coding sequence ATGATTGAAATAAAGAATTTTGATAATATAGCCGATTTGCAGATACCAAGACGTATTCTGAAATACGTCCTGGTATTCTGTACTTCCGGTACGGCGACCATAGTGGTGGATGAAAATGAATTTGAACTCAGTTCAAATACCGTAATTACCATTACCTCCGGACAGATTCATTATTTCAAAAGTGTAGCAGGGGCAAAAGGAATCATTCTGGAATTTACTTACGATTTCTTTATTAAGGATGATAATGATATGGAGCTCATTTTTCACAATGGCTTGTTTTGTCATTTTGCGATGAATGAAGCCATCAAAGTAGAGCATGGAAAAATGATTGCAGAAGAGCTGAACCAGATAGAAAGAGAGCTTCTGACCAGTCCGTATCAATACCTGATTTCCATTCACAGCAGAATTGAGCTGATCCTCATTGAGATCAACCGTACGAAGATTAACCGTGGCGATGAGATCTATAAGCCTGATGCCTTGTTTCTACGGTTTTTGGAAGCCGTATTGGGTAGTTTTAAGGATAACCTTTCTGTAGCGGATATGGCTGCGTTTCTGGGGACCACGGAATCTAAATTAAACGAACTTTCGAAATTGCATACCAGTAAGACTGCGCAGAATGTGATCTTCGGATTGATGATTTCCGAAGCAAAAAGGCTTTTTACCTATGAAAAGTTATCTGTTAAAGAGGTTGCTTATTCTCTGGGTTTCAATGATCCTTTTTATTTCTCTAATTTCTTTAAAAAGCATACGCGGGTTTCACCAAAATCTTATAAAGAGCAGGTGTTGAACTAA
- a CDS encoding TQO small subunit DoxD translates to MRRYQDTATLLLRLALAMGFLSAVSSRLGLLGRHSSGWENFLVYVGKVNSFAPEGSALIFAIASTIFESLFAILLLIGYQTRWVSVGAAALTLAFALAMTYSFGLKDPLDYSVFAFSAGAFLLSTVSGYYWSIDELILTRSLKKS, encoded by the coding sequence ATGAGAAGATATCAGGATACCGCAACGTTATTATTACGACTCGCACTGGCAATGGGGTTTTTATCAGCAGTAAGCAGCCGGCTAGGATTATTGGGCCGCCATTCTTCAGGCTGGGAAAACTTCCTGGTTTACGTGGGGAAGGTCAATTCTTTTGCGCCCGAGGGTTCGGCTTTAATCTTTGCCATTGCAAGTACCATTTTTGAAAGTCTGTTTGCGATACTGTTACTGATCGGATATCAAACGAGATGGGTTTCGGTTGGCGCCGCGGCTTTAACCCTTGCATTTGCCTTGGCTATGACCTATTCTTTTGGCCTCAAAGACCCTCTGGATTATTCTGTGTTTGCCTTTAGTGCCGGGGCATTTTTGCTTTCTACGGTATCCGGATATTATTGGAGCATTGACGAATTGATCTTGACACGATCCCTGAAGAAGTCGTAA
- a CDS encoding import component protein, translating into MKNKTMAVLAYITIIGWIVAYLEYKKSTEQSKLVNYHLGQALGIFLSYLLISILGGIILSLIPALAIVFYVALFIPLILLLFGVITALNEVERPVPLIGKLFEGKFNFSAKTI; encoded by the coding sequence ATGAAAAATAAAACTATGGCCGTCCTGGCCTACATCACCATCATCGGCTGGATCGTTGCTTACCTGGAATACAAAAAATCGACGGAACAAAGTAAACTGGTTAACTATCATTTAGGGCAGGCGTTGGGAATATTCCTCTCTTACCTGCTCATTAGCATCCTTGGAGGCATCATTTTATCCCTCATTCCCGCCTTGGCAATCGTTTTTTATGTGGCTTTGTTTATCCCTTTAATTCTGCTGCTGTTCGGAGTCATCACCGCTTTAAACGAAGTAGAAAGGCCCGTTCCGCTAATTGGGAAATTATTCGAAGGCAAGTTCAATTTCTCTGCCAAAACGATATAA
- a CDS encoding helix-turn-helix transcriptional regulator → MQLPVRSLFLLGAFLLIFSIKSEAQKIYIDSLTSLLRHKSLSNEDRTVVLCKLAKANFEQDLPQSFKLAKQALQVAEGSPDGRGKAMVFATLVHLYVRKKDMKKAYESLDSARYYAGHTKDPVSNGFVALRDGWLDLINDENDKAIAKLLKALNFFNGQHAEEYESLVYHYLASLYGYGNDPDKQRKYALLSYSTAQKSKQVESLNTAYFTLGQSYYDRFKLDTGRRVLLDSAFACYKKALNLSTKQTGRLLVHSNTAAIALNTANSYFKHYPSTYRDSAEKYIDIAIDIATRTNLHEVLLNCYGMRSEYAMREGKYDAAEQMLLTGLSKVKDEVIKMPVTKARMFLALSSIAEKRGDPAAALNYLKKNVEFTKEAFDEEKINSIQRIDAQYQSEKREQKIAYLQQEAAFNKKRNVLYMVLGATGLVVLLLLLSSYNYKLKASVRKQKLVDQEKKEAELRAQLKEAEAIQLQTEQDLLKERQERLEKELLAGTLQIEEKNELLGLLSGKVSTESHLSLDEQIKRIINQQKKMDKDFEDHKTDFFETNTVFFERLQQKADHALTRLDLKYCSYILMGMSNKEISIRLGIEPKSIRMARYRIKQKFGLEKEESLDNFIRMQE, encoded by the coding sequence ATGCAACTACCTGTCAGATCCCTATTCCTGCTAGGTGCCTTCCTGTTGATTTTCTCGATAAAATCGGAAGCACAAAAGATCTATATAGATTCATTGACGAGTTTATTACGACACAAAAGTCTTTCAAATGAAGACCGGACTGTGGTTTTGTGTAAGTTGGCAAAGGCAAATTTCGAGCAGGACCTTCCCCAATCCTTTAAGCTGGCAAAGCAGGCCCTTCAGGTGGCGGAAGGTAGTCCGGACGGACGAGGGAAAGCGATGGTTTTTGCTACGCTGGTACACCTTTATGTGCGTAAAAAGGACATGAAAAAAGCCTACGAAAGTCTGGATAGTGCAAGGTACTATGCAGGGCACACTAAAGATCCGGTTTCCAATGGCTTTGTTGCGCTCAGAGATGGCTGGCTGGATCTGATCAATGATGAAAATGATAAGGCTATAGCCAAGCTCCTGAAGGCACTTAACTTTTTTAACGGACAACATGCCGAGGAATATGAGAGTCTGGTTTATCATTACCTGGCCAGTTTATATGGTTATGGCAATGATCCGGATAAACAGCGGAAGTATGCCCTCTTATCGTATAGTACCGCCCAAAAGAGTAAGCAGGTTGAGTCATTGAATACCGCATATTTTACCCTGGGTCAGAGCTATTATGACCGTTTTAAACTGGATACCGGAAGGCGTGTTTTACTGGATTCTGCTTTTGCCTGTTATAAAAAAGCGTTGAATCTTTCCACAAAGCAGACAGGGCGTCTGTTGGTGCATAGTAATACTGCTGCCATCGCATTAAATACGGCCAACAGTTATTTCAAACATTATCCAAGTACTTATCGGGACAGTGCAGAGAAGTACATTGACATTGCAATTGATATTGCAACCAGGACAAACCTTCATGAGGTGTTATTGAATTGTTATGGGATGCGTAGTGAATATGCAATGCGGGAAGGAAAATACGATGCCGCTGAACAGATGCTGTTAACAGGTTTGAGTAAGGTTAAAGATGAGGTGATCAAAATGCCGGTTACCAAGGCCAGGATGTTTCTGGCGCTCTCCAGCATTGCGGAGAAAAGAGGGGATCCTGCTGCTGCGCTCAACTACCTGAAAAAGAATGTAGAGTTTACCAAAGAAGCCTTTGATGAAGAGAAAATCAACAGCATCCAAAGGATAGATGCGCAATATCAATCCGAAAAAAGAGAACAAAAAATAGCTTATTTACAACAAGAAGCCGCATTTAATAAAAAGAGAAATGTCCTTTATATGGTGTTGGGCGCAACTGGTCTTGTGGTCTTGCTTTTATTGCTCAGTTCTTATAATTACAAACTGAAGGCTTCGGTTCGGAAGCAGAAGCTGGTAGATCAGGAGAAAAAGGAGGCTGAATTAAGGGCACAGCTTAAAGAAGCAGAGGCGATTCAGTTACAGACTGAACAGGACTTGTTAAAGGAACGACAGGAGCGCCTGGAAAAAGAGCTGCTTGCAGGGACCTTACAAATTGAAGAAAAGAATGAATTGTTGGGATTATTGTCCGGGAAAGTGAGTACTGAGAGTCACCTCTCCCTTGATGAACAGATTAAGCGGATTATTAACCAACAGAAAAAGATGGATAAGGACTTTGAAGATCACAAAACGGATTTTTTTGAAACCAATACTGTTTTTTTTGAACGCCTGCAGCAGAAAGCAGATCATGCTCTTACCCGTCTTGACCTGAAATACTGCTCTTATATTTTAATGGGCATGTCTAACAAAGAAATATCGATACGTCTGGGGATTGAACCCAAGAGTATCCGAATGGCCCGTTATCGTATAAAACAGAAATTCGGATTGGAGAAAGAGGAAAGCCTGGATAATTTTATCCGGATGCAGGAATAG